A genomic stretch from Aedes albopictus strain Foshan chromosome 2, AalbF5, whole genome shotgun sequence includes:
- the LOC134286619 gene encoding uncharacterized protein LOC134286619: MGAKFPHADHLLDDEIDYELKLRNFVEELGKDLKVKQRLLRRIFLKDAKENREYRSPYSIDQEFELIASRVNSIRCKLAKTPDIKLVSRLKHYYWRVQWCNADNEEALKMKELLFGNISNLLAEQNALESLKNASPDDESLEETDTELSETEKSGAVGGKNVLVTPLGEPQLTNADNFLSLIGPEIPHNTTITGATRKRNLGNSLVTGNSDFNRDSETEQMRARIAELEAQIQSLTVLLTAPVSQNNPSEQVRNEGHDSRQQNYFEVGRTSNDDRTDGGSERNSQRGNQQFIREDRGQYDRKIEKWNLHFGGDSRSTSLEDFIYKVKVLASMNRIPDNQLLSNIHLLLRGDASNWFFTYYQPSWTWSIFETRIRFRFGNPNQDQGNRQRIYDRKQQKGETFIAFVTEIERLNKLLTKPLSNHRKFEIVWENMRPHYRSKLACFSIRDLDQLVQVNYRIDANDPSLHPIGPKYSVHNIENQDVSESEDEEVNAIGRRPVRNQHQETTQNRGSQDLLQEYHVTHWRTPNYHPQVNDAERVNRVLTTAIRASIKKDHKDWANNIQIIANAIRNSVHEATRYSPYFIMFGRNMVSDGREYRHLRDNAEGNEGLVNTERDKLYKEIRENLKKAFEKHSRYYNLRANANCPTFELGEKLLKKNTELSDKGKGYCAKLAPKYIPAIVKRKVGDHCYELEDEKGKRLGIYNCRYLKKLTLSSK; the protein is encoded by the exons atgggagcAAAATTTCCTCATGCTGATCATCTATTGGATGACGAAATAGATTATGAACTAAAGCTGCGAAATTTTGTGGAAGAGTTAGGGAAAGATTTAAAGGTGAAACAAAGACTGCTTAGAAGGATTTTCTTAAAAGATGCGAAGGAAAATCGTGAATATCGATCTCCGTATTCTATTGATCAAGAATTTGAGTTGATTGCCTCACGAGTGAACAGTATAAGGTGTAAGCTGGCCAAAACTCCGGATATAAAATTAGTTTCTCGTTTAAAACATTACTATTGGCGTGTCCAATGGTGCAACGCGGACAATGAAGAAGCATTGAAGATGAAAGAGTTGCTATTTGGAAACATTTCAAACCTACTCGCGGAACAAAATGCACTTGAATCGTTGAAAAATGCAAGCCCAGATGATGAGTCATTGGAAGAAACCGATACTGAGCTTTCTGAAACTGAGAAATCGGGAGCAGTGGGCGGAAAGAATGTGTTAGTGACACCTTTAGGTGAGCCTCAGCTGACTAATGCAGATAATTTTCTTTCCTTAATTGGGCCTGAGATACctcataatacaacaataacagGGGCTACCAGGAAACGTAATCTAGGCAATAGCTTGGTTACAGGCAATAGCGACTTTAACAGAGATAGTGAAACAGAGCAAATGAGAGCTAGGATAGCCGAGTTGGAAGCTCAGATACAATCCTTAACTGTACTATTAACTGCGCCGGTAAGCCAAAATAATCCTTCGGAACAGGTACGGAATGAGGGACACGATTCACGACAGCAGAATTATTTCGAGGTTGGTAGGACTAGTAACGACGATAGAACCGATGGTGGTAGCGAAAGAAATAGCCAGAGAGGAAATCAACAGTTCATTAGAGAAGACAGAGGACAATATGAcaggaaaattgaaaaatggaATCTTCACTTCGGTGGAGATTCAAGATCAACTTCGTTAGAGGATTTTATTTACAAGGTGAAAGTCTTGGCGAGTATGAACAGAATTCCcgacaatcaattacttagcaacatCCACTTGCTATTAAGAGGTGATGCGTCAAATTGGTTTTTTACATATTACCAACCCTCGTGGACTTGGAGCATTTTCGAAACGAGAATTCGGTTCAGGTTTGGTAACCCTAACCAGGACCAGGGTAATAGACAACGAATTTACGACAGGAAACAACAAAAAGGTGAAACTTTTATCGCCTTCGTAACAGAAATAGAGCGCCTCAACAAACTGTTGACTAAGCCTTTATCCAACCATCGAAAATTTGAAATCGTGTGGGAGAATATGCGACCACACTACCGCTCTAAGTTGGCGTGTTTTTCCATAAGAGATTTGGATCAGTTGGTTCAGGTTAACTATCGGATAGATGCCAATGATCCTTCTCTACACCCAATAGGACCAAAGTACTCGGTACACAATATAGAAAACCAGGACGTTAGCGAATCCGAAGATGAGGAAGTAAATGCCATTGGAAGAAGACCAGTTAGGAATCAACACCAGGAAACGACTCAGAACAGGGGTTCCCAAG atttgcttcaggaataccaCGTGACGCACTGGCGAACGCCAAACTACCATCCCCAAGTAAACGATGCGGAAAGGGTTAATCGCGTTCTTACGACAGCCATTAGGGCTTCCATAAAAAAAGACCATAAGGATTGGGCAAATAATATCCAAATTATTGCCAATGCAATAAGAAACTCCGTACATGAGGCAACGCGTTACTCGCCGTATTTCATAATGTTCGGAAGAAACATGGTATCGGACGGTAGGGAATATCGGCACTTGAGAGATAACGCGGAAGGAAACGAAGGCCTGGTCAACACAGAAAGGGACAAACTGTATAAAGAAATTAGGGAGAACCTTAAAAAAGCTTTTGAGAAGCACTCTCGATACTATAACCTAAGGGCGAATGCTAACTGTCCGACTTTTGAACTAGGAGAGAAATTGCTCAAAAAGAATACGGAGTTATCTGATAAGGGAAAGGGCTATTGTGCGAAGTTGGCCCCTAAATACATCCCAGCGATAGTGAAGAGAAAGGTTGGAGATCACTGCTACGAGTTAGAGGACGAAAAAGGAAAGCGACTTGGCATTTACAACTGCCGTTACTTGAAGAAGCTTACTTTATCGTCCAAATAG